DNA sequence from the Terriglobia bacterium genome:
CGCCAGTCTGAGAAGCTTCGGGCAGGCGTCAATTGCCATCTGCTTGGGGCCATGCGCCGTATTGAAGAACGCGACCGCGAGCGATACTCACAGCCACCCAATGAAGAAAGCCCAAACCCCTAAAAAACGACCCGCCGCAAGGCGGGTTAGCTGTGGAGTCTCAAGAGGTTGTTCCGATCGAGGCCGGAGCGGCTGATAGGTGGAACATGGTTGAGGCTACCATGAGGACGGTGCCAGTTGTAATGGTGAAGCCAGGGAAGAAGATGTTCGTGACGGTGTTGCGAGT
Encoded proteins:
- a CDS encoding IS481 family transposase; the encoded protein is SQHRHEHLLPWLHHYNWHRPHGSLNHVPPISRSGLDRNNLLRLHS